In one window of uncultured Acetobacteroides sp. DNA:
- the epsC gene encoding serine O-acetyltransferase EpsC gives MKEKNQEELDQKIRQLEVVVRAKNYHSGLISFVHPHVLCETLCYPEKIHTEEELRVELKKILLLLDENHASIANTVDHLFGHLCEVRERLMEDAQFIAENDPAASSAEEVAMVYPGFFAIATYRIAHLLYVAGVPIIPRIFSELAHSKTGIDINPGAHIGHSFFIDHGTGIVIGETTIIGNNVKIYQGVTLGALSVHKADAEVKRHPTIEDGVTIYAGATILGGDTVVGRESIVGGNVWLTESVPPGSKIFNNMESKIVYCKNICK, from the coding sequence ATGAAGGAAAAGAATCAGGAAGAGTTAGATCAGAAGATCCGCCAGCTAGAGGTGGTGGTAAGAGCGAAGAATTATCATAGTGGGCTGATATCGTTTGTTCATCCTCATGTGCTTTGCGAAACATTGTGCTATCCAGAGAAGATTCACACGGAGGAGGAGCTTCGGGTGGAGCTGAAAAAGATCCTCCTACTGCTTGATGAAAATCATGCGAGTATTGCCAATACAGTTGATCATCTCTTTGGTCATCTGTGCGAGGTGCGTGAACGTCTGATGGAGGATGCGCAGTTTATTGCCGAAAACGATCCTGCGGCTTCATCTGCGGAGGAAGTAGCCATGGTGTATCCAGGTTTCTTTGCCATTGCCACCTACCGAATTGCCCACCTGCTATATGTTGCCGGTGTTCCAATCATTCCTCGGATATTCTCGGAGCTGGCGCATAGCAAAACGGGGATAGACATCAATCCCGGTGCGCATATTGGTCACAGCTTCTTTATCGATCACGGAACTGGGATAGTAATTGGCGAGACTACCATTATTGGTAACAACGTGAAGATCTATCAGGGGGTAACCCTAGGTGCGCTTTCGGTTCATAAAGCCGATGCCGAGGTTAAGCGTCACCCTACAATAGAGGATGGGGTTACCATTTATGCCGGAGCAACCATTCTTGGTGGCGATACGGTGGTGGGTCGCGAGAGCATTGTTGGTGGCAATGTCTGGCTTACCGAGAGCGTTCCTCCGGGGAGTAAAATCTTCAATAACATGGAGTCAAAAATTGTTTACTGTAAAAATATCTGCAAATGA
- the dnaG gene encoding DNA primase: MIDKTTVDRIIDAANIVEVVGEFVSLKKRGVNHLGCCPFHNEKTPSFTVSGAKGIFKCFGCGKAGNSVSFIMEHEKLDYVDALRFLAKKYGIEIKERELSAQEMQQNNDRESMMVLSAFAQKHFTDTLFNHVDGKTIGMSYFRERGFRDDIIKKFQLGYCLDTRSAFSQYAAKQGYKKDFLVKTGLSVEHNDDLFDRFHGRVMFPIHSISGRVIGFGGRTLKTDKKVAKYLNSPESEIYHKSFTLYGIFFAKKSITQENRCYLVEGYTDVLSMHQAGIENVVASSGTSLTTEQIRLIKRFTNNVTVLYDGDAAGIKASLRGIDMILEEGLNVKVVLLPDGEDPDSFAKSHSVTELRQYIADSEADFISFKTKLLLKDADNDPIKRAGLITDVMHSISVIPDTIIRSVYIRECSRMFEVAEETLIQEMSSLRSKKMGVAAAQQFNAAQQARPERQTPAIPSFVSNVFCEEQEKEIIYFLLRHANVKLFRFTDDSGEELEMSVGQYIISEIANDELEFLNLEYRQIFDDFAVLIANGEEPKITHFIHHENLKISELVINLQSDEYVLSNIWKKFGQSEDNLVEFLSAAVPKAVTNYKAKVIALAIKNMMEELKNITEEDFEEMTMRITALNQVRTEIAKQLERPVLC, from the coding sequence ATGATAGATAAAACAACGGTTGACAGAATTATTGATGCGGCCAACATCGTTGAGGTTGTAGGCGAGTTCGTATCCCTGAAGAAGCGGGGGGTGAACCACCTCGGCTGTTGCCCGTTCCATAACGAGAAGACGCCGTCGTTTACCGTATCGGGCGCCAAGGGCATCTTCAAGTGCTTCGGCTGCGGCAAGGCGGGCAACTCCGTGTCGTTTATCATGGAGCACGAGAAGCTCGATTACGTGGATGCGCTGCGCTTCCTGGCCAAGAAGTACGGCATCGAGATCAAGGAGCGCGAGCTCTCGGCGCAGGAGATGCAGCAGAACAACGACCGCGAGAGCATGATGGTGCTCTCGGCCTTCGCCCAAAAGCACTTCACCGATACGCTCTTCAACCATGTCGATGGAAAGACCATTGGCATGAGCTACTTCCGCGAGCGCGGCTTCCGCGACGACATCATCAAGAAGTTCCAGCTGGGCTACTGCCTCGACACCCGCAGCGCCTTCTCGCAGTACGCCGCTAAGCAGGGGTACAAGAAGGATTTTTTGGTGAAGACGGGGCTCTCGGTGGAGCATAACGACGACCTATTCGACCGCTTTCATGGCCGCGTGATGTTCCCCATCCACTCCATCAGCGGCCGGGTGATCGGCTTCGGTGGCCGTACGCTGAAGACCGACAAGAAGGTGGCCAAGTACCTGAACTCGCCCGAGTCGGAGATCTACCACAAGAGTTTCACCCTGTACGGCATCTTCTTTGCCAAGAAGAGCATCACCCAGGAGAACCGCTGTTACCTCGTCGAGGGGTACACCGATGTGCTCTCCATGCACCAGGCGGGCATCGAGAACGTGGTGGCCTCGTCGGGCACCTCGCTCACCACCGAGCAGATCCGCCTCATCAAGCGCTTCACCAACAACGTCACCGTGCTCTACGACGGCGACGCGGCCGGCATCAAGGCCTCGCTGCGCGGTATCGACATGATCCTGGAGGAGGGGCTCAACGTAAAGGTGGTGCTGCTGCCCGACGGCGAAGACCCCGACTCGTTCGCCAAGTCGCACTCCGTAACCGAGCTCAGGCAGTACATCGCCGACAGCGAGGCCGACTTCATCAGCTTTAAGACCAAGCTCCTGCTAAAGGATGCCGATAACGACCCCATAAAGCGCGCCGGGCTCATCACCGACGTCATGCACTCCATCTCCGTCATCCCCGACACCATCATCCGCTCGGTGTACATCCGCGAGTGCTCCCGGATGTTCGAGGTAGCCGAGGAGACGCTTATCCAGGAGATGTCGTCGCTGCGCAGCAAGAAGATGGGCGTTGCCGCCGCCCAGCAGTTTAACGCCGCCCAGCAGGCGCGACCCGAGCGGCAGACCCCTGCCATCCCCTCGTTCGTAAGCAACGTGTTTTGCGAGGAGCAGGAGAAGGAGATCATCTACTTCCTGCTCCGGCATGCCAACGTAAAGCTCTTCCGCTTTACCGACGATAGCGGCGAGGAGCTCGAGATGAGCGTCGGGCAGTACATCATCTCCGAAATCGCCAACGACGAGCTCGAGTTCCTAAACCTCGAGTACCGCCAGATCTTCGACGACTTCGCCGTGCTTATCGCCAACGGCGAGGAGCCCAAGATCACGCACTTCATCCACCACGAAAATCTGAAGATAAGCGAGCTGGTCATCAACCTCCAGTCCGACGAGTATGTGCTCAGCAACATCTGGAAGAAGTTCGGGCAATCGGAGGATAACCTGGTGGAGTTCCTCTCCGCCGCGGTGCCCAAGGCGGTAACCAACTACAAGGCAAAGGTTATTGCGCTTGCCATTAAGAATATGATGGAGGAGTTGAAGAACATCACGGAGGAAGATTTCGAGGAGATGACGATGCGCATCACCGCCCTCAACCAGGTGCGCACCGAAATCGCCAAGCAGCTCGAACGCCCCGTTCTCTGCTAG
- a CDS encoding NAD-dependent deacylase has product MSTKRKKLVVLTGAGISAESGLKTFRDMNGLWEEYNVEDVATPEGWHRDPDLVLRFYNDRRRQLKGAQPNQGHIGLAELEEHFDTVIITQNVDNLHERAGSSTVIHLHGKLTEVRSTANPNLIYTVDGDVNLGDRCELGSQLRPNIVWFGEAVPAMDIAIDIASDADIFAVVGTSLNVYPAAGLYRYAPREAPIYVIDPNDDVTVSGMGGRVVYIHEKATTGVAQMKELLMEKYR; this is encoded by the coding sequence ATGTCAACAAAAAGGAAAAAGCTGGTGGTGCTCACCGGGGCCGGCATCAGCGCAGAGAGCGGACTTAAGACGTTTAGGGATATGAACGGGCTCTGGGAGGAGTACAACGTGGAGGATGTGGCCACCCCCGAGGGATGGCACCGCGACCCCGACCTGGTGCTCCGCTTCTACAACGACCGCCGCCGGCAGCTCAAGGGCGCCCAGCCCAACCAGGGGCACATCGGGCTAGCCGAGCTGGAGGAGCACTTCGACACCGTCATCATCACCCAAAACGTGGACAACCTGCACGAGCGGGCGGGCAGCTCCACCGTCATCCACCTGCACGGCAAGCTCACCGAGGTGCGCAGCACGGCCAACCCCAACCTTATCTACACGGTGGATGGCGACGTAAACCTGGGCGATAGGTGCGAGCTCGGATCGCAGCTGCGCCCCAACATAGTATGGTTTGGCGAGGCCGTTCCAGCCATGGACATCGCCATCGATATCGCCTCGGATGCCGACATCTTTGCCGTGGTGGGCACCTCGCTCAACGTGTACCCGGCAGCAGGCCTCTACCGCTACGCCCCCCGCGAGGCACCCATCTACGTGATAGACCCCAACGACGACGTTACCGTGTCGGGCATGGGCGGCCGCGTGGTGTACATCCACGAGAAGGCCACCACCGGCGTGGCGCAGATGAAGGAGCTGCTGATGGAGAAGTACCGCTAG
- the ribB gene encoding 3,4-dihydroxy-2-butanone-4-phosphate synthase, whose product MKGLADFGADYRERVEKAIALLQQGKGILLVDDDDRENEGDIIYAAQNMTAADMALMIRECSGIVCLCVTPERAKALELRPMVTTNSSKNQTAFTITIEAKEGVTTGVSAADRLTTIRTAIADGAKPSDLAHPGHVFPLMAKPGGVFERRGHTEGSIDLAKLAGLGDTAVLCELTNEDGTMARLPEVAAFAEKHRMTVVSIEDICQYRKDIEGK is encoded by the coding sequence ATGAAAGGATTAGCCGATTTTGGTGCTGACTACAGGGAGAGGGTGGAGAAGGCCATCGCCCTGCTGCAGCAGGGTAAGGGAATTCTACTGGTTGACGATGACGACCGCGAGAATGAGGGCGACATCATCTACGCCGCGCAGAACATGACCGCAGCCGATATGGCGCTGATGATCCGCGAGTGCAGCGGCATCGTGTGCCTCTGCGTTACGCCCGAGCGGGCAAAGGCGCTGGAGCTGCGCCCGATGGTTACCACCAACAGCAGCAAGAACCAAACCGCGTTCACCATCACCATAGAGGCTAAGGAGGGGGTAACCACAGGCGTTTCGGCAGCCGACCGCCTTACCACCATCCGCACCGCCATTGCCGATGGCGCTAAGCCCTCCGACCTGGCACATCCGGGCCACGTATTTCCGCTTATGGCAAAGCCCGGTGGCGTTTTCGAGCGCCGGGGGCATACCGAGGGATCTATCGACCTCGCCAAGCTGGCTGGGCTGGGCGACACCGCCGTGCTCTGCGAGCTTACCAACGAGGACGGAACCATGGCGCGCCTGCCCGAGGTGGCCGCATTCGCCGAGAAGCACCGCATGACGGTGGTCTCCATCGAGGATATCTGCCAGTACCGAAAGGATATTGAGGGAAAGTAG
- a CDS encoding DUF2892 domain-containing protein, with translation MKKNMGIVDRVARLIAAVVIVILYLSNVLMGAIGILLLVLAAVFVVTSIVGNCPLYRVFGMDTCSSTKKE, from the coding sequence ATGAAGAAGAACATGGGAATCGTCGACAGGGTGGCGCGCCTTATTGCTGCTGTGGTTATCGTAATCCTTTACCTGAGCAACGTACTTATGGGGGCCATTGGAATACTCCTTCTGGTGCTAGCTGCCGTTTTTGTGGTTACCAGCATCGTGGGGAATTGCCCTCTGTACAGGGTATTCGGAATGGATACCTGCTCGTCGACGAAGAAGGAGTAA
- a CDS encoding VOC family protein, which yields MNLGTCSPALFVKDIVRSKEFYVNQLGFAVECDFGTNIILKGGFALWQVKDDHLIPQTLGVANTLNRSSNRFELYFETETLQEVYQTLKDAGVDFLHEVHEEEWGQHTIRFFDPDRHLIEVGETLKQLIVRLHGSGITAEEVSAKTGIALDKVVKMIAG from the coding sequence ATGAACTTAGGAACCTGTAGCCCCGCTCTATTTGTGAAGGATATCGTGCGGTCGAAGGAGTTTTACGTTAACCAGCTTGGCTTTGCCGTGGAGTGCGACTTTGGTACGAACATCATCCTTAAGGGTGGGTTTGCACTATGGCAGGTAAAGGACGATCACCTGATACCCCAAACGCTGGGCGTTGCCAATACGCTAAACCGTTCGAGCAACCGCTTCGAGCTCTACTTCGAAACGGAGACTCTTCAGGAGGTTTACCAAACGCTGAAGGATGCCGGTGTTGACTTTCTGCACGAGGTGCACGAGGAGGAGTGGGGGCAGCACACCATCCGCTTCTTCGACCCCGACCGCCATCTTATCGAGGTTGGCGAAACGTTGAAGCAGCTGATTGTGCGGCTTCACGGCAGCGGGATAACGGCTGAGGAGGTATCGGCAAAAACTGGCATCGCACTGGATAAGGTGGTAAAGATGATTGCCGGCTAA
- a CDS encoding phosphoribosyltransferase family protein, producing the protein MSWISDFIALFYPHTCRMCGAPLLKGETTICTKCVASLPYTRYWEYDDNPVAQKFWGQIEATAGCSLLHFRKGAKVRKLIHQLKYKGRTEVGFKLGYLLGLHLKTNPVYADIDYVVPIPLHPKKLRKRGYNQSDYIANGVAEALGAKSAPALVRRNTHTSTQTQKNRMERFQNVRSIFEVVQPQLIEGKHILVVDDVITTGATIESCAAELLNAAPCRVSIASIGTV; encoded by the coding sequence ATGAGCTGGATTTCCGATTTTATTGCCCTATTCTACCCGCATACCTGCCGGATGTGCGGCGCTCCCCTCCTAAAAGGCGAAACCACCATCTGCACCAAATGCGTTGCAAGCCTGCCCTACACCCGCTACTGGGAATACGATGATAATCCGGTTGCCCAAAAGTTCTGGGGGCAGATTGAGGCAACAGCAGGCTGCTCGCTCCTCCACTTCCGCAAGGGAGCCAAGGTGCGCAAGCTAATCCACCAGCTGAAGTATAAGGGCAGAACGGAAGTTGGCTTCAAGCTTGGCTACCTCTTGGGGCTTCACCTTAAAACCAATCCGGTTTATGCGGACATCGACTACGTTGTTCCAATCCCGCTTCACCCCAAGAAGCTCCGCAAGCGAGGCTACAACCAGAGCGACTACATTGCCAACGGGGTTGCCGAGGCGCTAGGGGCAAAATCGGCCCCAGCGCTAGTTAGGCGCAACACGCACACCTCCACCCAAACCCAGAAGAACCGAATGGAGCGCTTCCAAAACGTTCGCTCCATCTTCGAGGTGGTGCAGCCGCAGCTCATCGAGGGCAAGCACATCCTTGTTGTCGACGATGTGATAACCACCGGCGCTACCATCGAATCGTGCGCTGCCGAGCTGCTTAATGCAGCGCCCTGCAGGGTAAGCATCGCCTCTATTGGAACGGTGTAG
- a CDS encoding TfoX/Sxy family protein yields MKSDLSKLPNIGKDTEAKLVTVGITSAAELKEAGVEQAFLRLQAIDPGACLSLLYGLSGAIEGVKWNQHSPQRKQELQEFYHQAKRMLDGNTSNIG; encoded by the coding sequence ATGAAAAGCGACCTCTCCAAGCTGCCCAACATCGGTAAGGACACCGAAGCCAAGCTCGTAACGGTTGGGATTACCAGCGCAGCCGAGTTAAAGGAGGCTGGCGTAGAGCAAGCCTTCCTCCGGCTACAAGCCATCGATCCGGGAGCCTGCCTTAGCCTCCTCTACGGGCTATCCGGCGCCATCGAAGGCGTTAAGTGGAACCAGCACTCGCCCCAACGAAAGCAGGAGCTGCAGGAATTTTACCATCAGGCAAAGAGGATGCTCGATGGCAATACCTCCAACATCGGGTAG
- a CDS encoding DUF6340 family protein translates to MGKRLRLLAALLGVLLLAGCSSTRNMQVLTARPANIDVDRSVKRLAIVNRSIAIQKSAVESALKGDIIGTITSELTGSDIRLSRECISAINQGLSNSNRFDVSVYNRELLSGSLISSEFGSCLSWNTIGEICQKTGADAVISLEYFDAGYTLEDLNKANKTIDKVLTNPTGEPIFSAGGTASARAGFRIYNNRSHTIIYENSYRHSRVWKQSARTYLEAASKLLKRNDAVVYVSRDLGTNFSKQLIPMSYWEHRLMFKGKNPESVKAERLALTKDWEAAADAWLRAYNSAFKPKERGAIAYNLALANEVLGDYANAKKWIVTSYTEGGDRRALQYSQIIDGLIADHQRLQQQNPSEK, encoded by the coding sequence ATGGGAAAGAGATTGAGGCTTCTGGCGGCTCTCCTTGGCGTTTTGCTCCTAGCAGGCTGCAGCAGCACCCGAAACATGCAGGTGCTAACGGCTCGACCAGCCAACATCGACGTCGATAGGTCGGTTAAGCGGCTTGCCATCGTAAACCGTTCGATTGCCATTCAGAAATCGGCGGTGGAGAGCGCCCTTAAAGGCGATATCATAGGAACCATTACCAGCGAGCTGACGGGCAGCGATATCAGGCTTTCGCGCGAATGCATCAGCGCCATCAACCAGGGGCTGAGCAACAGCAACCGCTTCGACGTTAGCGTGTACAACCGCGAGCTGCTCAGCGGGAGCCTAATCAGCTCCGAGTTTGGCTCGTGCCTCAGCTGGAATACCATTGGGGAGATCTGCCAAAAAACCGGTGCCGATGCCGTGATCTCCCTCGAATACTTCGATGCCGGCTACACCCTCGAGGACCTGAACAAGGCCAACAAGACCATCGACAAGGTGCTAACCAACCCTACCGGCGAACCGATCTTTAGCGCAGGGGGGACTGCCTCGGCACGCGCTGGGTTCAGGATTTACAACAACCGCAGCCATACCATCATCTACGAAAACTCCTACCGGCACAGCCGCGTTTGGAAGCAGAGCGCCCGTACCTACCTCGAGGCTGCCTCGAAGCTGCTGAAGCGAAACGATGCCGTAGTATACGTCAGCCGCGATTTGGGAACCAACTTCTCGAAGCAGCTCATCCCAATGAGCTACTGGGAGCACCGCCTGATGTTTAAGGGGAAGAATCCCGAATCGGTAAAAGCCGAGAGGCTGGCGCTCACCAAGGACTGGGAGGCTGCCGCCGATGCCTGGCTACGCGCCTACAACAGCGCCTTTAAGCCTAAGGAGCGGGGGGCTATTGCCTACAACCTAGCGCTGGCCAACGAGGTGCTGGGCGATTACGCGAATGCCAAGAAGTGGATCGTTACCTCGTACACCGAGGGGGGCGACAGGCGGGCGCTACAGTACTCGCAGATTATCGACGGCCTTATTGCCGACCACCAGCGCCTACAGCAGCAGAATCCATCCGAAAAATAA
- a CDS encoding alpha-amylase family glycosyl hydrolase encodes MKTRILILALFAVILASCSKKDDSVTPTPPDSGTEVGFQQRTWDGQNRGDVFYEIFVRSFADGNGDGIGDFKGITEKLAYLHSLGISGIWLTPMNPSPSYHGYDVTDYKATNPQFGTMADFEALLAEAKRQNIKVIIDFVINHTSSQHPWFVDAKSSPTSAHRSWYLFAPTGSIQEWISSGKVPTVSTYNASEWHSNGDGYSYYNAFWDQMPDLNLANPDVVNAINDAAKFWLDKGVDGFRLDAVKHAWQDPKAADGYAFWKSFANTMKAYKPSVYLVGEVLDDAPVVAPYFGSLPALFNFKAYWKLTEFLNTTTYAKWYPKDFQDILNSYNGYSSTYTNATKLSNHDEDRVLSTLGSVMGRAKVAAAVLLTMPGQPYIYYGEEIGMKGLKASGDENVREPFLWMLGTDTYRTTWRTPTFSTNATVTPLAQQQGDATSIYAMYKKFLELRNTYPALASGTLAYGDIDSQPDNELVYYLRQKDGEKLLVMHNFGSTSKTVSLATIVKALNLSGIKAPVAQQGGAKVTLSGSTYTVTLPEYSSIVAEMN; translated from the coding sequence ATGAAAACTAGGATACTTATACTGGCGCTTTTCGCCGTAATTCTGGCGAGCTGCTCGAAGAAGGACGACAGCGTAACGCCTACCCCACCGGATTCGGGAACAGAAGTTGGCTTTCAGCAGCGAACATGGGATGGACAAAACCGTGGCGACGTGTTCTACGAGATCTTTGTCCGCTCGTTTGCCGACGGCAACGGCGATGGCATTGGCGACTTTAAGGGGATAACCGAAAAGCTGGCCTACCTCCACTCCCTCGGGATATCGGGCATCTGGCTAACCCCCATGAACCCTTCGCCATCGTACCACGGCTACGACGTTACCGACTACAAGGCCACCAACCCCCAGTTTGGCACCATGGCCGACTTCGAGGCGCTGCTGGCCGAAGCCAAAAGGCAAAATATAAAGGTGATTATCGACTTTGTGATTAACCATACCTCCAGCCAGCACCCCTGGTTTGTCGATGCCAAGAGCTCGCCCACCAGCGCCCACCGCAGCTGGTACCTCTTTGCGCCCACCGGCTCCATTCAGGAGTGGATCAGCTCGGGCAAGGTGCCAACCGTATCTACCTACAACGCCAGCGAGTGGCACAGCAACGGCGATGGCTACAGCTACTACAACGCATTTTGGGATCAGATGCCCGACCTCAACCTCGCCAACCCCGATGTGGTGAATGCGATAAACGATGCCGCCAAGTTCTGGCTCGACAAGGGGGTAGACGGCTTCCGCCTCGACGCCGTTAAGCACGCCTGGCAGGACCCCAAGGCTGCCGACGGGTACGCCTTCTGGAAGAGCTTCGCCAACACGATGAAGGCGTACAAGCCCAGCGTGTACCTGGTGGGCGAGGTGCTCGACGATGCCCCTGTGGTTGCCCCCTACTTCGGCTCGCTACCCGCGCTCTTCAACTTTAAGGCCTACTGGAAGCTCACCGAATTCCTCAACACCACCACCTACGCCAAGTGGTACCCCAAGGACTTTCAGGATATCCTGAACAGCTACAACGGCTACTCATCAACCTACACGAACGCCACAAAGCTCTCCAACCACGACGAGGATAGAGTCCTTAGCACGTTGGGCTCGGTGATGGGTAGGGCCAAGGTGGCCGCAGCGGTGCTACTTACCATGCCCGGGCAGCCCTACATCTACTACGGCGAGGAGATTGGCATGAAGGGCCTCAAGGCCTCCGGCGACGAGAATGTCCGCGAACCCTTCCTCTGGATGCTGGGCACGGATACCTACCGCACCACCTGGCGCACGCCAACCTTCTCCACCAACGCAACCGTTACGCCGCTTGCCCAGCAGCAGGGCGATGCAACATCGATATACGCCATGTACAAGAAGTTCCTCGAGCTGCGCAACACCTACCCCGCGCTGGCCTCGGGCACGCTCGCCTACGGCGACATCGACAGCCAACCCGACAACGAGCTGGTGTACTACCTCCGCCAAAAGGATGGCGAGAAGCTGCTGGTGATGCACAACTTCGGGTCGACCTCCAAAACGGTGAGCTTGGCCACCATCGTAAAGGCGCTAAACCTCTCCGGCATTAAGGCGCCCGTTGCCCAGCAGGGCGGGGCGAAGGTAACGCTTAGCGGCAGCACCTATACGGTGACGCTTCCCGAATACTCATCGATTGTAGCGGAGATGAACTAA
- a CDS encoding DUF190 domain-containing protein encodes MKQEPAVLMRIYVSSTDKIDHKPLYEAIVFFAKQNGLQGATVLKGMMGFGPSSKIISASMWEVTEKLPIVVEIVDQPEKVHLFADLLMPMLEKSEKGFMVTYTNIEIAMAGVGKSKKR; translated from the coding sequence ATGAAGCAAGAACCAGCCGTGCTGATGCGCATCTACGTTAGCAGCACCGACAAGATCGACCACAAGCCGCTGTACGAGGCCATCGTTTTCTTCGCAAAGCAGAATGGGCTGCAAGGCGCTACGGTGCTGAAGGGGATGATGGGGTTTGGCCCGAGCAGCAAGATCATCTCGGCCAGCATGTGGGAGGTCACCGAGAAGCTGCCCATCGTGGTGGAAATTGTCGACCAGCCCGAGAAGGTCCACCTCTTTGCCGACCTGCTGATGCCGATGCTTGAAAAATCAGAAAAGGGCTTTATGGTTACCTACACCAATATCGAGATTGCGATGGCCGGTGTGGGTAAATCCAAGAAGAGGTAG
- the crcB gene encoding fluoride efflux transporter CrcB: MFRILLIIGAGGFLGSVSRYLLSRYVQQAVLSPFPYGTFWVNIAGCFLIGLFYGLSERSGLMSDELRLFLTVGFCGGFTTFSTFANENLGLLRDGAFLYFAAYTALSVFLGLVAVYLGNLATKLF; the protein is encoded by the coding sequence ATGTTTCGAATTCTTCTAATTATTGGCGCCGGAGGTTTTTTGGGAAGCGTATCGCGCTACCTGCTGTCGCGCTACGTGCAGCAGGCGGTGCTCTCGCCCTTTCCGTACGGCACGTTCTGGGTTAACATCGCCGGATGCTTCCTGATCGGGCTGTTCTACGGCCTCTCGGAGCGCAGCGGGCTGATGTCCGACGAGCTGCGCCTCTTCCTTACCGTTGGCTTCTGCGGTGGGTTTACCACCTTCTCGACCTTCGCCAACGAGAACCTGGGCCTCCTCCGGGATGGGGCCTTTCTCTACTTTGCCGCTTACACCGCGCTAAGCGTGTTTCTGGGTTTGGTAGCCGTTTACCTGGGCAATTTAGCCACAAAACTTTTCTAG
- a CDS encoding DUF898 family protein: protein MKNYLSFHLDGKQLFPYWISTYILGIVLVIIYSIRSKAILNGDNSFGTSVMLVLTFLLLVGVIYIFYYYVLKFTTDNTEYQGERLATSYTISEFLRTFVLGTFLSLITLGIYLPWFVQRLMVFFIEGSSYKGVRYKFDGDGLTLFGIFTLLMVVPIMAISFLAIALYGVQSVEEGILLNVYQLVALAPLYTLLLKWMVNGSYNGYRISLKVDFFRFMGFIFLHLLLTVITVGIYFPLFYLKIYKYVLSHTSCENAAGDRVALDYDLEQGGDFMLIWGQLLLTIVTLGIYLPWAYTRITERVFSKTSLE, encoded by the coding sequence ATGAAAAACTATCTATCTTTTCACCTAGACGGCAAGCAGCTTTTTCCGTACTGGATTTCGACCTATATCTTAGGTATCGTTCTTGTTATTATCTACAGTATTCGTTCGAAGGCAATCCTTAATGGCGATAATTCGTTTGGAACTTCGGTGATGCTGGTGCTGACTTTTCTGCTGCTGGTGGGCGTTATTTACATCTTCTACTACTACGTCCTAAAATTTACTACCGATAACACCGAGTACCAGGGTGAGCGGCTGGCAACGTCGTATACCATATCCGAGTTTTTGAGGACGTTTGTTCTTGGCACGTTCCTGTCCCTTATCACCCTTGGGATCTACCTTCCCTGGTTTGTTCAGCGGCTGATGGTCTTCTTTATCGAGGGATCGAGCTACAAGGGCGTTCGCTACAAGTTCGATGGCGATGGGCTTACCCTGTTTGGAATTTTCACCCTGCTGATGGTGGTGCCAATTATGGCGATATCCTTTCTCGCTATAGCGCTCTACGGCGTACAGAGCGTGGAGGAGGGCATTCTCCTAAACGTGTACCAGCTGGTGGCTTTGGCTCCGCTGTACACCCTGCTGCTTAAGTGGATGGTAAACGGCAGCTACAACGGCTACCGCATTTCGCTAAAGGTGGACTTCTTCCGCTTTATGGGCTTCATATTCCTGCACCTGCTGCTCACCGTGATTACGGTTGGCATCTACTTCCCGCTGTTCTACCTGAAGATCTACAAGTACGTGCTATCGCATACCAGCTGCGAGAATGCGGCTGGCGATAGGGTGGCGCTCGACTACGACCTGGAACAAGGAGGCGACTTTATGCTCATCTGGGGGCAGCTGCTGCTCACCATTGTAACCTTGGGCATCTATCTGCCTTGGGCCTACACAAGAATAACGGAAAGAGTTTTCTCGAAGACCTCGCTCGAGTAA